A stretch of DNA from Maniola hyperantus chromosome 14, iAphHyp1.2, whole genome shotgun sequence:
TgtatgtaatatattattataacgacGTCAAAGTTCAAAATCTTGTAACGAAATAGATGCGaaatagtaacataataattcttcttcttattattttgctttatggctttcagtagtgcctaTTATTTTCAATTGAAAATATCCTTGACATGATCCATgtccaaagaatttctaagtactacttcgccTGTCGCCAATGTCTTGTCACATGattgtcaataaataaataaataaataaattttgctttgtatttttgtaaataaaataaaactaattagtTTTACTGTATTAAATAAGAAGGCAGACAACTACAAATTTGGATGAATAAAAGTTTTGTTGACAAtttctaaaaaatatattgatcgAGGTTCCAAGATAATGAAAGAAAATGAATCATTTACTCCTGTTTACAAAAGGCAATGAatagttttaaattcaattagGTAAGTGGTAACTGATTCCTATTATCTATAGTTTTTAtgttaaactagatgatgcctgcgacttcgtctgcgtggatttaggagtttcccgtgggaattctttaattttccgggataaaaattagactgcccttctccgggatgtaaccTGAGtcggtactaaatttcatcaaaatcggttgaactgttgggacttgggccgtgataagctagcagacagacagacacacactttcgcagttataatattagtgtggattttaGGGACAGACTACAGAGTACAGGTATAACTTATATTGGTACAAAAACTACTCCAAGGACTATCGTATTATAGAAcctatcataaattattatcaaatattaataggtaggtacataataaattaatacatcAATAATTAATAACAGTATCACAAGAATCGGTGAATCTCAGTAGCGACCTTCACACTGTAGACCaaagaatttattttagaattttataatttggaTGCTCtccaatttttaacataacacTTTCCAAGTTCAGTTCTGTTCTATTCTTCATACTGTATactataaaattgaaatattattagATTTTGAGGTTAATTTTTCGTATttctaatgtaataaaatattttagttatttctctttgagatttttgtaaaaaataagttAATTCTATGTTATGGTGTTTCTTCAGATGCCAGAATATACTGTCACATCAGAAATATATGGGGAATATGATTATAGTACTGGCAGGAAGGCCAGCAAAGATGGGAGTAAGTACACACAAAATGATTCTTACTTTAGAAATTATTCTGTACCAAGAaaatatagaatataataactttattgcaagagaaaagaaaaatagtacctattatgaagctaaaatgtgaaaaaaaggaaaaacacAGGTCAAGTGTGTGCCAGAAAGATAAGGTCTATTTTTTCTGAGTTTCTGAGCTATAAAAACGTTGGCGGTCAGGTTGTTATTTCTTAAACaatagttttttctcaaaaactaCTTAAGTGATCTCataatgatttttaaataagtatctgtTTAACAAATTTTCACTTGAGGAGATATATCAAAAACTTTTTCATgtcaatgattttaaaatacctaattaacaCATAATAACTTAAGGGGGTAATCAAGTTAATACTTAATTTGAACTTTAAAGCTTGTTTAGTTTGTTTTTGAAATGACTATACCACAGAGACAGATTGACTGGAAGAAACTATAGGTAAGGTAAAAGAAATTAAGTAGATTATACATACTAGTGATCCTTAGTcttaagtagtaagtacctacattatcaTATTGTTTGGTCACAAATCTGGAATGTTTTGCTTGAATTGATTTCAAAATTGTCAATTTCAGATGTGATATCAGAGTTTCCATTTTTATTACCAAAAGGTAAAAATAAAGCTCAATTTGATGAAGACAATGATCTGGATGTAGAGAGGCCACAGAAAGAAGTTATAAAAATAGGTATGaattacaaataatattaaaaaaaagataattgtTGCTAATTCtaaaatccgttgctccgttgcgatgtgattaaagggcaagccaacaaacaaacatacttttgcattcataataatatgagtagtgatttccgcaacaatatattatttcaGCCAATAGTGTTGTTCAATCAAGGTGATTGCGATTGGTCACACTGTAGCTATCCATTCTATGGCAGTAGGCTCCCAGATCcatgttaaaatattataacaattaaGTCGAtctttctattaaaattattccatggtactgattctgatggcagCTTAATTTTAGAGTACCTATTCATATACTTCCTATTgcctacctacatacatttataattttaataattgcgtttttacctactaaatataagttttaaaatatcgtacatttggttcaatgttgttagtttataagtattgttatttagcttttaataagatatgtgtgacgtgtagatacctaatgttaacggcttcggtatacggaaaaactcaagcttcgagtttatgattatacctgaatttgtgtaacctgtaaatattttttcttaaataaatatatttttattattattattattattattattattatatctttttcttaccaatataataagaaaaagacaaaaataatttaaaactatcaaacatagtgactttaggtgccagtaTTGAGCGTAGTGTTTAATTTTGTAGAGTAACACTAAAACTTAGTTGAAGACTAAGTTTCTTCTGTCATTCTTAGTATTCATTTTTCAGCCTTTTTAGCTACATTAAAAGCAAAAGATACAGATACCCATCAGTATTATGCCATTgtgttacttaaataaaatttaccGCTATAAAGTCACAATCAAGTTAgtaagtcattaaaaaaaatattttcagaacACAGTTCAAAAACTAACATTTCGTTAGTTGGCTTGCAAGTATGGAGAGGGGCCTTACTATTAGGAGATCTGTTGATACACCTGGGACAGACTGGTACCTTGAATGGAAAGACTATACTGGAACTGGGCGCGGGCACTGGGTTGACCAGTTTTGTAGCTGCTATGTACGCTAAGAAAGTCATTTGTACAGGTAATactgtacatattatactttTTCATCATTTTACTCATGTATTACCCAATcgaaatttcaaacctccatatAGGTCATATAGAAAGCTATAAGCCTACctcatgtaaattgtaaatgtgatgaaataaaagttataaaactATAAATTCCACACTAACAAATCcaagttaaaataaatttgttttgtGACTGACATACATAAAACTtttcatattcttttaaaattaatatttggaATTTTTTACCTTGAGAAACTTATACAaccatttttataataaattaaaattaaagtaacttaTATTCAATTTTTTCTAACAAGATTACATACTTAATGTTGTTTTTATATGATTATATTTTTACAGATATAGATTTAGGTGGTATATTGgaactaataaaattaaacgCGAAATATAACTCGAAACTGATAAAGTCGCAACTCAAAGTTATGCCCCTTGACTTTACTAACACTGAATGGAGCCCAACTTTGTTGAATGAAATAAAACGGTCTGATATTATTATAGCTGCAGATGGTAAGGGTTTTAATGTTTACTCCATTGGAAGTATTTTGATGTAAAAGTATCCGCCCACTGAATAGGTCCGTACCGTAAACCCGTACCAGTTTGCagattgttatattattatttttggttaTAGATCTTTTTAAAATGCGTATCGCGGGCTTCAAACCATTTATAACAACATTTATAACATTTATACAAAACATAAAGGAtgtattaaacaaaaatatgcaTTGTTGCTTTTCATGCTATTCAATTCCAGTATTAGCAAAAGACAGCCTCTAAGTTTATCATAATAGGTAAaccactttttaataaaataatgaaatagtTACTATGTTTTTGTATCTGCCGAAAAGATGGTAGGTACGACGGAACGGCTTGAAGCCCACGATATAAGTTGGTGGCAGTAATTTTAGCAGTTTATGCGTTTATTTAACTATGCCGATATATTGTCGTTTAAGGTCTTAGGTCTAGCACCATGTCAAAATTCAACTTTACAGTAGAGCGCAATGACTTGGTTTCCAGAAGTTTGGGTTGTTTGATGGATAACGTGCACTTACTTTTTATGCTGTTAAGAGTTTCTATTGGACGTTTTCTTGTTTTTGACTAGCTGAAACGAATCTCGGTTTTTCTAGCGAATGGCTTCGAAATGTTAAAAACGCCAAAAAATTACTTATGTGGTGAGAACTTAAACAACGATATTTTGTTATAGTACATTTTTTAAATGGCTAGTAAATTTGGAAGTGGTATGTTATGAGTGACTATGGTACGGTCCTAGGTAGTGGGTTGAGACCTTTAACGGTAAAACTCTCTGTGTTAGAAAATGGCTGAAACTTCGTCGAGGACCGAAGCCCAGAATCACGAGTCGTTGGATTCACAGATATTGTAAGACAGATATCATGTGGTCGTCTTTTGTTTTTGCTGAATTATGTCCTTAATTCCTGAGTAATAGCTATTAACAGCGAATAATAAAACATAGTAGATGCGTTTCTAACAATTGTCATTCGGACCTTGTTACGTGACAAGTCAGTTTTAAGTAATGTAAAGTTCAGACTTTAAAGTTGAATACCTGTCTGTGTGGATAAGATCCTTTTCGCGTATTTTGAAAATAGAGTGTGTTAAATACGTAACTACGGTTCGTCCTGTGTGTCATGCGACACTGGCCACTACCGTGATTAACCGACCCAATGTGACAATTACGGAGGAGAACTGAATACTCGTGCGGTAGAGTAATGTATGTACTAAGTAGTATAATATCAAACCGCACAGTGCACACCATGGTAGAGTTACCGTCACGCCATCGCATCGTAAGGAATGCTTCTATGTTTTATCATTCGCTGGCTAATTATTGTAAATGGCTCGCTCTGCTAACAACTTTCTGAGGTTTTATACCtacctgattttattttaccctAAAATTAGCAAGTTTTTGAAGTCTGCTATAATTTGACTAaccaaaaaataacttttgagtTAAAAAGGtatgtatatttaaaataagttttcTAAATATACCTAATCGAAAGTTAGTTGCGTATGGTGCTTAATAAatcattgaataaataatttaattacttaaacgccCTATAATACAAAGAGGGTAACAATAAATTACATAGCTATGAAATAAAAGTAAGGAAtgtcacaaccttgaatgggaagctggaagaaatctctgtttagagataagcatttccaatgtaacttaatttattattactttgtaactacaattttggtacatgaaaaataaaaataaataaataaataacaaatcagGATGAACTTCTGTTTTTTAAGCAAAACTTCTGTAAGCGCAACTTGAAAGTAAACTAGAGCTTTTCTCAAAAGGTTTTCTTTTAAGAAAATCAAATTTaattgttgtattttcaaaaatcctttctatagcatgccaaattttagcgcgatccgtccagtactttgagctgtgcgttgatagatcagtcagtcagtcagcttgtcCTTTCATACAAatagatatgggtagtgaaattgtaattattaaaattttcagtaATATACGACGATGACGTAACCGCAGCGTTCATATCAACTATACAAAAGATCCTCAACTCCAACTCACCGAAAACTATCTACATAGTCTTGGAAAAGAGGTACGTGTTCACGATAGAGCATTTGGACTCGGTGGCACCTTGCTATGAAACATTCCTTACTTTGCTGGATAAAGTCAAGACCCATTCCAACTGGATCGTAGAACAAATGCCTACAGACTTCCCTAAATACTTTACTTATGATCGAGTCAAAGATTTAGTATTGTGGAAAATATCGTCAAAGGAAAGTTGATAGACAATGTTACTGTTGTTGAGTTTGAAATAATGTTGTATAATGTTTTTTACTAAAACATTATATATTTTAgtacattttgtagttttattttatagatctTCTGTTGGGTTTTGATGACGACTGACAAAGACTTGCTTTCAAAAACACTACTTTATAGCTTACAACCTGGACGGACACTACATACTTCGGTTCACACCGCGAGCTACCGACTAACCTAACGAGCTAAGCTAACGAAATATCCGACGATTCCAGCGAAGCTACTCGTTCACCTCGTTGGCGCGCCCGCGCTTCGCTAGCTTAGCTcgaccgcccgcccgcccgctaGCTGGCGGTGTGGCCTGGGCTTAAACTTGCACAGCAACTGCGCGCAAATGACAATGGACAGATAGAACGCCCTCTCGCTCTCGTAGTTTGTATAGTTTCCTTCGTTCGCTTCGCCCACCCGCCTAGCCCGCCCGCCCGCTAGCTGGCGGTGTGGCCTGCGCTTAACTTTTCAACTCAAGGATTAAGCGATTTGATCcatattcatttcattttgtCGATTTTGCTATAAAAAAGTTGccagaaataaaacaaaaaatggtTAAGTCAGAGATATTTTATTTCGGTTTATGTATGTAccgttgtaaattttttgtctgATCTTGTTCCATCTCAATAAATAATCgtaaacatacaaaaagacgCAACATACGTAAAATTTCAACATACAAAAAaagcataaatataaattaacaatattttcaaataacttagCAATGCCATACCACAGTCaggagtgaactagagtgagggaactctcggtttgatcctgaatcgacgatatgtcaaatatcgTTATGGTGatgtgaaatcatagaaaaaaaaGGGCTACAGTAGGGCTACATGCCTcaaatgtatagtacgcgacaggtcgagatggcaatcggggtgcggacgccccgcacacgcgcacagtccccgcgctaacccggtgcgggatagcgcttcataccccgatcgccatctcgacctgtcgcgtacctttATGAATCTTGCATGTCTTATCTCCGTGAAAACGTATCCCattttatattgattttttattGGTATGTGATCAGCATAATCTAGACTTAAAATTACTTTTCGGTTGGCCAAAGTTCATTGTATTTGGTTAAAAAAGTTTTCCTTAGCTCCGAATTCCTCGCCTGCTGGTCTTTCTCCTTGCTTAGGGTTTCGATGCTTTGTCCCACGCAGAGATCTCCCGTAAAGTGGATGATTAACACTTGCGAGTTGAATGAGACGTTCTTGTCCAGGTTTGGTTTTGCGTAATTTGGTCCAAAATCCATTGCGTAGGGTGGTAAGGACGTTAAGTCTTCTGCAAAAAGAAAACATACATAttaaaggtcgatttacatcTACCGGCAAGTGGCTGACAGACACTCAGAGACACAACATCAGACAAATCAGAAAGCGCATGAGAGTAGGTACATTGAGTTTAGCGAAATACTGCGCACGCCAGAACTCCTTAGTTGGAGAGCACCCTTGTtataagtccctcaaattgctattgcactggaaccatgtctcattaacctcgaaatgacgtcatttgacgtatatttaagtaaaaatataccatcagctcgaaacttcagtctgtgctgacatcactaaaatggcggccaagcgaattagcaatttgcgggacttaataCGATGTAATTTTTAAAGTAGTTATATGACAGAATACCTAGGTACGTACTAATAGTTACTTTCagactacctacttatattttattttaaaatatttcggtCCTTCCAGTCTAATAAAATATAGCGCCTCTCTTATCTCCCTCGCTCTCCCATAAGAAATAAGTCGTCGAAGGGTACGCTGCATTCCTAATTTCCTAGGTATGATTCTGGAGTCATATGACAGAGTCAGACCAACTACCCGCAAAAATAGACGTAAAACGTATCtaggatattatttattttcacctGTATTAAAATCCTCAGTGTCGTGGGCGGAAGAATCTCCCGTGCATTCAGGCCCGCAGCCGCCATCCTTCAGTATACCCCGCATTGTCGTCAGTTTGCTGATCACCTTCTCACTGCTTTTACTCTGATCGTTCTTGTGCCTGTCAATATTGCGGAGGAATTTTTTCATCTGAAAATTGTAAGAAATCTTtcaatgcaaaaaaaaatgAGTAGGTATGGTTTAATGGAAGTGTGGTACTCTTGTGGTACTAATTAATACGACAGCGCATATCATTCGATTGCGCTGGTTaaacaattttgacaaaagtCGGTAACTGAATGGGTGACCGACTTGGGAAGTTCGAATTTGGCATTACTGATAGATAGATTGCTTCGGAGAGAGCACGCTGAGTTGTTGGTCTCGTTGATATCATAAATGTACGAGTCAAAGTTATTCGTGTCGTGTGTGGAAGGATTGGGGAATCTACCGCGTTATTATACCAAGAAAATACcacattatgtgattaatgtaaAGGAGTAGCGATCCTTAGCAATGATGAATACGACCCAGATAGTAGTAAAAGCCTGAGCACCAACCGTTTTCGTCATTTTCTTGGGTGGATCTAGATAAGACTTTTTCGGTTCCCCAGGGTTACTACCTACTACGCACATCGTGTTTTTTGGTAAATCAAAATCGGAGTGTTGAGCTTGAGCTTCCATACTGTCTTTTTGCCTTCCGGGTGTAGTTGAAGACTTGCTGCTTGTTGGTACATAAATAGACTTCGGGGGTTCTGGCTCTTTGTGACCTCTTTTAGAATGCCTCTTCCTCCGTACAGGAGATTCATCGTCATTGGAAAGACTTTCTTCTGATGTTGAGGGGAATACCTCGTTGAGGCTTAAGACTTCTACGTTACATTCCTCAAGGTCTGCAGGAGTATCTATGTCTGTCACTTGGCAGAGGTGGTCGGTTGAGTGTATGCTGATGAATGATTTCTGGCCGACGCACAGGCTTGATGCTTCCTCGCCCGACCCGGATGATTTCTTCGACAGTGTTACTGTAAACAAATGTTGTAAATCCAGGCAATCAAAGGTTTTCAACCTCACAAGTTTTAAATCGATTGAAAGTGAAATTACTTAATGAATCTTTTATTTAAGTAACTCATAAAATCTCTGTGGggtaaatattaggtaggtatctatagttcgcgacatgtcgagatcttaatcggggtatgagacacAGGGACGGCGTACACCcccacgtcacccacgctatgagctatcccgcaccgggttaacgcagggactgtgcggttgtgcggggcgaccccatcccgattgccatctcgacctgtcgcgtactatacctacctgttcAAGGGAGTGTGTTGAATATAGTTTAAAATTCAGCTAAAGGGGGTACCTCGGCAACCTGGGGGTAAAAATAATAGAATTTTAATCTAAACTTAAACTAGATATCGAAATGTTTGCTCTACCCTCAGAGACAGAATGCAAGGAAGTTCAATAAATATTATGAGGTAATAAGGTGTGGTAAACAGAGCCAAAATTTCGGTGGTTGGATCATGGATAGGTAGAGACTAAAGCTAAGACTAGAGGCTAAGACGCCGAGCGGCTTGGAACAAGGAGCTGCAAAACGAGCGATAGAAGCAGATGGAGGAATcttttgaagtaggtaagtCTGGTCCTCAAAGGGCTAAGTGCTTAATGATATAATACATGGCTGATGGCCACACATATTTATAGCCATAATGTGGACAGGTGTGCCTAAAACATGCAGCAGGACAAACTATAAGAGGTATAAGTTTATatctataaataatttgaaCCATTTACTTACCAGCATAAGTGCAGCTCTCGGTCCTGTTGCAATTTATCGCacctacaaaataaaacaatagaaGTAGGTACCCATATAATGCGTGTAATATGAGACCTATACTCCCTGCCCTCTGTTCTATATTATTACACCTCCATGCGCGTATATTATACAGCGAGCAACGAATTTTGTACCGTGTTCAGTACATTTGTGTATTTTTTACGCACTGTACAGAGACTagttaataggctacttgactcatatctaatttcgtccaataaatgattatttattatagtattttgcttaagacaacgaaatatatcaataacaatttttaaaaacgcaggatggatatataaaaccaatttaaaaaaatacagtttttatttttatttgaaacgcagaaaacgctgtcagccatgatgtgacgtcattaaatatgtaaacaacgaaatgtcatccatatgtcacgcggggactaacgtattatccatatatataaaatttaaagtcctgactaacttatatatcaacgcacagcctaaacatctaaacagctggtcctagatacatgaaatttgtgtgtgtgttctttgtaggtaaagagaaggtatccactaggaaaggattttttgaaattccacccctgagtgggttaaatgggggtttgaaatttatgaagtccacgcgggcgaagtcacgagcataagctagtttttatatatttctaaaaactcatagtaaacgtaaaaaaatatcgttttctctttataaattgaataagttattaagtaagacttacaacaaactgatctttgcaaaaataaatttgggttgaagtctttgtcatataggatccctttaagcaagtcttcgcgtgttacgtatatttatttcactgggcactctcaatccacaactttcctgtggtctttatcgatgcgttttttacattctcggatgatacaataacgataattactatatttttcatgtaaactagtatagaagtcatgtttattaaactttgggaggttatgctgttgtttacaaatgcatgacgtcagagcacagataatctatgggccaaacatggccgacagtgttttcacctgtctaagaaaaaaatatttttaaattaaagttttacggtttttagggcgcaaaaaaatatagtgttaatttttttgatctaataggacaaatattaaccatttaagaccaacttaaaaaaagtgtcaactagcctattgcaGAAACTATGGTAACAGAAGGACCACTGCAACGGACGATACTATGCGTACTCGCACAAAGACGCttcgtaggtacctagctacgtAACGACGTATCgtacccccgacctctcgaatagggGCGGATGGCGGATGCCACTAGGCAATCACAAGCTATACTCCAAGGTCGTCAATTACTCCAAGATTATTGATGTTTGTATGACAACCCCAAGTGGACAAGCCAGCCAGCGTTGGTCCTTCGCCGAGCAAATTGGGCTTAGTGTGTAAGTGCCCCATTACCCACATCGTAGGTGTAAATAAATGTACCTTTGTCCACATTTGCATCACTTGTGTATACGTCCAATGTACTTTTATCGGCTAATTTGTAAGCATTCTTCGAATGTGACATATTTAAACGATAAATTTCAGTTTGTTAGCATATTGTCAAATGGCtttccatttttcttttttctatgACCATGACCattctaattttaataattttgacaATTTAGTTTGAACTttttcgtacctacctataagtgcgcgacaggtcaagatggcaatcggggatgaAGCGGGAAGACGCCTCgaacacccgtacgtcacccgcgctcgcccacaccgggttagcacggggggatgtgcgggtgtgcggggcgtccccaccccgattgccatctcgacctatcgcgtaggTATAGCTTGGTAAACTTTGTAGTTCGATCAACAAGACTTGACCGTTGGGTTATCTTAAATAACGCAATTTACAAAATACATATATCGAATATTAATGACCCATACTTTTacttgtatttaaaaatattagtcaAAATAAGTCGCCATACTAGAGAATTTCTTTTATGAGTTCTATTACACTTCACTTATTTTGTGCAtgaccatcgatataaatgacaagatatggtcaagcgaataaaatttttcacggttttggaaccaaataaccacctcttagatactaatgaacgacctgtTTGGAATCCAGaggtcactgaggttgcattggtgctaaagcaccactgaatcggtgccattttgtttattcaatagccctgtccatacgaagtaatatataagtcaatgtgcattacattttattttattctttttatcctattataaatactattactactttactactactactactttttatcctaaactaacttatgcccgtgAGTTCGTCCGCACTAcacttcaaactcctattttaccaccttaggggttgaattttcaaaaatccttttttagcagatgtctacatcataatagctatgtgcatacCAAATTGCAGCcgaatcggtccagtagtttgagctgtgcgttgatttatcagtcagtcagcttttccttttatatacatactagcagatgcccgcgacttcgtctgcgtgaaattaggatttttaaaaatcccatgggagctctttgattttccgggatagaatgtatgtcactctccaggtctttatctatacccatgcaaaaaatcacgtcaatccactgcaccgttgcgacgtgattgaaggacaaaccaataaaccaacaaacaaacacactttcgcattcataataaggatactgatttaGATTGGATGacgatttaataaaaacatgcgaatactgaaaataataattatattcatttcataagtacaaaataattacTGAACATTACTGAAACAttggaaaaaaa
This window harbors:
- the LOC117988128 gene encoding methyltransferase-like protein 22 yields the protein MPEYTVTSEIYGEYDYSTGRKASKDGNVISEFPFLLPKGKNKAQFDEDNDLDVERPQKEVIKIEHSSKTNISLVGLQVWRGALLLGDLLIHLGQTGTLNGKTILELGAGTGLTSFVAAMYAKKVICTDIDLGGILELIKLNAKYNSKLIKSQLKVMPLDFTNTEWSPTLLNEIKRSDIIIAADVIYDDDVTAAFISTIQKILNSNSPKTIYIVLEKRYVFTIEHLDSVAPCYETFLTLLDKVKTHSNWIVEQMPTDFPKYFTYDRVKDLVLWKISSKES
- the LOC117988123 gene encoding uncharacterized protein, which translates into the protein MSHSKNAYKLADKSTLDVYTSDANVDKGAINCNRTESCTYAVTLSKKSSGSGEEASSLCVGQKSFISIHSTDHLCQVTDIDTPADLEECNVEVLSLNEVFPSTSEESLSNDDESPVRRKRHSKRGHKEPEPPKSIYVPTSSKSSTTPGRQKDSMEAQAQHSDFDLPKNTMCVVGSNPGEPKKSYLDPPKKMTKTMKKFLRNIDRHKNDQSKSSEKVISKLTTMRGILKDGGCGPECTGDSSAHDTEDFNTEDLTSLPPYAMDFGPNYAKPNLDKNVSFNSQVLIIHFTGDLCVGQSIETLSKEKDQQARNSELRKTFLTKYNELWPTEK